CGACCCACGGCTTGCGCCACACCGGGACCACGGCGCGGGTCCACGGCGGCGTCACGTCGCGCCACAGCCGTTCGGCCTCGACCAGCCACTCCGGCTCCGCGTCCCACGCCGTGCCGAGCAGGCGGCGCAGCGAGCCCAGGGCGGCGGGAACGGTGGCGGGCGCGGCCGTGACCCACACCGGGACGCCGTCGGCGCGCAGCCGCTGGACGTCCTCCGGCCGGTTCTCCTCGCTGTTGGCCAGCACGAGGTCCGGTCGCAGCGCCAAAACCCGGTCCACGTCCGGGTACTTCGAGCCGCCGACCCGGGTGACGTCCAGGTCCGGCGGGTGGGTGCAGTAGTCCGTGGCGCCGACCAGCACGGCCGGGTCGACGGACTCGGTGAGCGAGGGCACCAGGCTGACCACGCGCCGCGGCGGGCCGGGCAGCGCGACCGGCTCGCCGAGGTCGTCGACCGGCAGCATCAG
This genomic window from Saccharothrix sp. HUAS TT1 contains:
- a CDS encoding helical backbone metal receptor → MLPVDDLGEPVALPGPPRRVVSLVPSLTESVDPAVLVGATDYCTHPPDLDVTRVGGSKYPDVDRVLALRPDLVLANSEENRPEDVQRLRADGVPVWVTAAPATVPAALGSLRRLLGTAWDAEPEWLVEAERLWRDVTPPWTRAVVPVWRKPWVVLGRDTFAGDVLLRLGVVNAFADHAERYPRPALAELQDAEVVVLPDEPYLFTPDDGPQFFPDLRPVHVSGRFLTWYGPSLVPARAALAAALRP